The Parabacteroides timonensis sequence TTGCCATAACTACTCCTCCTTTAATTTAATTAGTAATAAACCTATTCCCAGGAAACATGAAGTAGATATAATTCCAATAGAATAAATAAGAATCGTATTGTCTCCAAAATCCTTTAGTAAGGCAGTAATAATAACACCTGTTATAGTGTACTTGGCTAAATCGATAGCAAAACTACCGATCTCGCCATACAACGCTTTTTTCTGTTTCTTTTTCATAGTTATGTGTTTTGTAGTTTATGTTACAAACGTAATAAAAAGAAACCGGTAAAACAATCAACTTAACCGGAAAACTACGAAATTGAAACAAAATACCTATCAGTAGCTTCATAAGATTTAAAGGGCTGGTTGGTGTCGTCCTCTATTATATCCCTTGGGATGACGTTGGCACTTACCAGCAGTTAAAGTAGAAATACTGCTAGATTGTATGCCGCAATATTTACAAATGTATTTTTGTTTCTCAGTACTTTCGTATAGTTTATGCCGTCCTTTATTATATCCGTCAGGGTGGCGTTGACAGTAACCGGAAGTTAATGCAGATACTGTGGACGATTTGTGACCACAGTATTTGCAATAGTAATTTCTTTTATTCGTAGACGCACTGCATAGTAATATCATTA is a genomic window containing:
- a CDS encoding DUF6722 family protein, which translates into the protein MKKKQKKALYGEIGSFAIDLAKYTITGVIITALLKDFGDNTILIYSIGIISTSCFLGIGLLLIKLKEE